Proteins co-encoded in one Stutzerimonas stutzeri genomic window:
- a CDS encoding CinA family protein, which produces MSSLTDLAARLGVVLSAQAAQVTTAESCTGGGIAEAITRVAGSSAWFEAGFVTYSNLQKTHLLGVPTQLFDQVGAVSREVVEAMVRGAQRGGGARYAVAVSGIAGPGGGSPEKPVGTVWLAWADGDRLVAQRFLFGGDRQAVREQSVEAALVGLIQLAGGENPFQG; this is translated from the coding sequence ATGTCATCCCTGACCGATCTGGCGGCGCGCCTGGGCGTCGTGCTGAGTGCACAGGCGGCCCAGGTCACGACGGCCGAATCCTGCACCGGTGGCGGCATCGCCGAGGCGATCACCCGCGTGGCCGGCAGCTCTGCCTGGTTCGAGGCCGGTTTCGTGACCTACTCCAACCTCCAGAAAACCCATCTTCTGGGGGTGCCCACGCAGTTGTTCGACCAGGTGGGCGCGGTCAGTCGCGAAGTGGTCGAGGCCATGGTCCGTGGCGCGCAGCGGGGCGGCGGCGCGCGTTATGCGGTAGCCGTCAGCGGCATTGCCGGGCCGGGCGGCGGTTCGCCGGAAAAGCCGGTCGGTACCGTATGGCTGGCCTGGGCGGATGGGGATCGGCTGGTAGCTCAACGCTTCCTGTTTGGCGGTGATCGGCAAGCCGTACGTGAGCAGAGTGTGGAAGCGGCGCTCGTCGGATTGATCCAGCTTGCGGGCGGAGAAAATCCATTTCAGGGCTAG
- a CDS encoding potassium channel family protein, with protein MIIVTLVNVFIVITVVVVHYEFLSRLSISREKSLLNHRVGIVFGVCGALIAHAVEVWIFAFAYFVMHHLPGWGTLSGEFSGALLDCVYFSFTTFTTLGFGDIQPHGPIRYLTGIEALTGLVLITWSASFLFLDMQRHWTNR; from the coding sequence CTGATTATCGTCACGCTGGTCAACGTGTTCATCGTGATAACGGTAGTGGTGGTCCACTACGAATTCCTGTCGCGGCTGTCGATCAGCCGGGAAAAGTCGTTGCTCAATCACCGGGTTGGCATTGTCTTCGGTGTCTGTGGCGCGCTGATCGCGCATGCCGTCGAGGTGTGGATATTCGCCTTCGCCTATTTCGTCATGCATCACCTGCCAGGCTGGGGAACATTGTCCGGTGAGTTCTCCGGTGCCTTGCTGGATTGCGTCTATTTTTCCTTCACGACCTTTACCACGCTCGGCTTTGGTGACATCCAGCCACACGGCCCGATCCGGTACCTGACCGGGATCGAGGCGCTGACCGGGCTGGTGCTGATCACCTGGAGCGCCTCTTTCCTGTTCCTCGACATGCAGAGGCACTGGACCAACCGGTGA